The proteins below are encoded in one region of Campylobacter rectus:
- the thyX gene encoding FAD-dependent thymidylate synthase: MQVTLLNYTPLNICSHAIRTCWQSFEKGDNGGEKDVELIERVGNKFKHASTLEHLYYNFYIQGISRALLQELARHRVASLSVKSTRYTLKELKKELKFELGDFERAAKFIVLTGDETVDNASIKALENLREILANTTKSLDIVKYCLPECYKTELTWSINARSLQNFLSLRSSKSALWEIRNLSLKLYESLPQEHKFIFEDHVNQELEPK; this comes from the coding sequence ATGCAAGTAACACTTCTAAATTATACTCCGCTAAACATCTGCTCGCACGCGATCCGCACGTGCTGGCAAAGCTTCGAAAAAGGCGACAACGGCGGCGAAAAAGACGTCGAGCTCATCGAGCGTGTCGGTAATAAATTTAAACACGCCAGCACGCTTGAGCACCTCTACTACAACTTCTACATCCAAGGCATCTCGCGCGCCCTGCTGCAAGAGCTAGCTCGTCACCGTGTGGCGAGCCTAAGCGTCAAATCAACGCGCTATACGCTAAAAGAGCTAAAAAAAGAGCTCAAATTTGAACTTGGCGATTTTGAGCGAGCGGCAAAATTTATAGTATTAACCGGCGACGAAACGGTCGATAACGCAAGTATCAAAGCATTGGAAAACCTGCGCGAGATCCTCGCAAACACCACAAAAAGCCTCGACATCGTCAAATACTGCCTACCCGAGTGCTACAAAACCGAGCTCACGTGGAGTATAAACGCGCGCAGTTTGCAAAATTTCCTCTCGCTACGCAGCTCAAAATCGGCGCTTTGGGAGATCAGAAATCTCTCGCTAAAGCTTTACGAGTCGCTGCCGCAGGAGCATAAATTTATCTTTGAAGATCACGTAAATCAGGAACTCGAGCCGAAATAA